A portion of the Lolium rigidum isolate FL_2022 chromosome 1, APGP_CSIRO_Lrig_0.1, whole genome shotgun sequence genome contains these proteins:
- the LOC124673170 gene encoding probable glutathione S-transferase GSTU6 encodes MAGGEEAGELQLLGAWMSPFVIRVKVALQMKGLRYEYIEEDLQRKSDLLLRSNPVHKKVPVLIHDGRPVCESLVVLEYVDEAWLGTGPPLLPSDPYDRATARFWATYVNNTFFQSWRTLFRSTTAEQRAEAFKNVVPQVETLERAFKEYSKGKDFFGGDEVGIVDLALGSFLVWIRVVDELAGTNLLDGEKFPGLAAWAERFLAVDAVAEVMPEAGKIMEHYKWFLAKLAAPAGSS; translated from the exons ATGGCAGGAGGAGAGGAAGCAGGCGAGCTGCAGCTGCTGGGCGCGTGGATGAGCCCCTTTGTGATCCGCGTCAAAGTGGCGCTGCAGATGAAGGGCCTGCGCTACGAGTACATTGAGGAGGACCTCCAGCGCAAGAGCGACCTCCTGCTGAGGTCCAACCCGGTGCACAAGAAGGTGCCCGTGCTGATCCACGACGGCAGGCCGGTGTGCGAGTCGCTCGTCGTCCTCGAGTACGTCGACGAGGCCTGGCTCGGGACCgggccgcccctcctcccctccGACCCCTACGACCGCGCCACCGCTCGCTTCTGGGCAACCTACGTCAACAACACC TTTTTCCAGTCGTGGAGGACGCTGTTCAGGTCGACGACGGCGGAGCAGAGAGCGGAGGCGTTCAAGAACGTGGTCCCGCAGGTGGAGACGCTGGAGCGAGCGTTCAAGGAGTACTCAAAGGGGAAGGACTTCTTTGGCGGCGACGAGGTCGGCATCGTGGACCTCGCGCTCGGGAGCTTCCTGGTGTGGATCAGGGTGGTGGACGAGTTGGCCGGCACCAATCTTCTGGACGGGGAGAAATTCCCGGGCTTGGCGGCCTGGGCGGAGCGGTTCTTGGCCGTGGACGCCGTCGCGGAGGTGATGCCCGAAGCCGGGAAGATCATGGAGCACTACAAGTGGTTTCTGGCTAAACTGGCTGCACCGGCTGGTTCTAGCTGA